Proteins encoded by one window of Cloeon dipterum chromosome 2, ieCloDipt1.1, whole genome shotgun sequence:
- the LOC135938145 gene encoding glutathione S-transferase C-terminal domain-containing protein homolog, whose amino-acid sequence MDSLFLEVYSDPVLGGKVTVPLQSLICLFILDYIQSAQVEVHLVPSSSQDNSGFQVRLRRPFKLTKLEDAPVCVRNCLLPVVEVSAASTCVAGLCAVLRQVVKSTLKEHADHPCRILLGFREGCLMACAEASTWTRFCEVDIIETTQQMLQVNGMESPVTLPKDLVRFEYHMSQPLRIHNVQKVRQEHAKVSDTDLDHCFAEGPMLTLADMIILPCVRLLLASLHSVYLKEHLGLTRRWLDLMKQQQGVEDALEHVLVLPQSKVLDEMFVQYLLPEVPNQSLYKSDPRKYKSKARTFTRQDELDESLLKVPVIPEYEASPFGCDVSFDWEAVPLEANPQGGQLPEVRLERKGQQLENLAKAALKLARQGDVIVDFCSGAGHLGIILAHFLPRCTVILLENKEESLKRARKRVDKLNLSNVSFYQCNLDYFQGPFDIGVSLHACGVATDLVIQRCIKQGASFVSCPCCYGSVQDNHQLSYPRSSLFRSTNLSLREYLVIGHSADQTHDKFNHKTSQGKRCMAIIDTDRCTQAKEAGYLVHMSRLVPDTCTPKNNLLVGVPQDRHFLM is encoded by the exons ATGGACAGCCTTTTCTTAGAAGTGTACTCGGATCCAGTTCTCGGAGGGAAAGTCACTGTTCCCCTGCAGAGTCTGATTTGCCTGTTCATTTTGGACTACATACAGTCTGCCCAAGTGGAAGTGCACCTCGTCCCTAGCAGCTCTCAAGATAATAGCGGCTTCCAGGTCAGATTGCGGCGCCCCTTCAAGCTGACAAAACTGGAGGATGCGCCAGTTTGCGTCAGGAACTGCCTCCTCCCCGTGGTGGAGGTGAGCGCGGCCAGCACCTGCGTTGCAGGGCTGTGCGCCGTGCTGCGTCAGGTGGTCAAGAGCACCCTAAAGGAGCATGCTGACCACCCATGCAGAATCCTCCTGGGCTTCAGGGAAGGCTGTCTGATGGCCTGCGCCGAGGCAAGCACCTGGACCCGCTTCTGTGAGGTTGACATCATTGAAACTACACAGCAAATGCTTCAG GTGAACGGAATGGAATCTCCAGTAACGTTGCCAAAAGACCTGGTGCGTTTTGAGTATCACATGTCGCAGCCGCTACGAATCCACAACGTGCAAAAAGTGCGGCAGGAGCACGCGAAAGTGTCAGATACCGATCTGGACCACTGCTTTGCCGAAGGTCCGATGTTGACCCTGGCAGACATGATCATTCTGCCGTGTGTGCGCCTGCTTCTCGCCAGCTTACACAGTGTCTACCTAAAAGAGCATCTCGGCCTCACTCGGAGGTGGCTCGACCTGATGAAGCAGCAGCAAGGCGTTGAAGATGCGCTTGAACACGTTCTTGTCCTGCCGCAGAGTAAGGTGCTCGATGAAATGTTTGTCCAGTACTTGCTGCCTGAGGTGCCCAACCAGAGCTTGTACAAGTCTGATCCCAGGAAGTACAAGTCTAAGGCCAGGACCTTTACTCGACAGGACGAGTTGGACGAATCTCTGCTCAAG GTCCCTGTTATTCCTGAATATGAAGCTAGTCCTTTTGGCTGCGACGTATCGTTTGACTGGGAGGCCGTTCCTCTGGAGGCGAATCCGCAAGGTGGACAGCTTCCCGAGGTGCGGCTAGAGCGAAAGGGCCAGCAGCTGGAGAACCTGGCCAAAGCAGCCTTGAAACTAGCAAGACAAGGAGACGTGATTGTAGACTTCTGCTCTGGCGCTGGCCACCTTGGCATCATTCTCGCACATTTCCTGCCCCGATGCACAGTcattttgctggaaaataagGAGGAATCCCTTAAAAGAGCGAGAAAACGCGTTGACAAACTCAATCTGTCCAATGTCTCTTTCTATCAATGCAACCTCGACTATTTTCAG GGTCCTTTTGACATTGGCGTTTCACTGCACGCTTGTGGTGTGGCGACCGACTTGGTGATCCAGAGATGCATCAAGCAAGGGGCCTCGTTTGTCAGCTGCCCTTGCTGCTATGGATCAGTGCAGGACAACCACCAGCTCAGCTACCCACGCAGCTCGCTTTTCCGCAGCACAAACCTCAGCCTGCGTGAATACCTGGTGATCGGCCACTCCGCTGACCAGACGCACGACAAGTTCAACCACAAGACCAGCCAGGGCAAGAGGTGCATGGCCATCATTGACACAGACCGTTGCACGCAGGCCAAGGAGGCTGGCTACCTAGTGCACATGTCCCGACTTGTGCCAGATACGTGCACACCTAAGAACAATTTGCTTGTAGGCGTTCCACAAGATCGGCATTTCttgatgtga
- the LOC135938147 gene encoding ubiquitin-conjugating enzyme E2 R2 yields the protein MAAPSSSALRTLSLELKSLQEEPVEGFRVKLVNDDLCTWEVAIFGPPETLYQGGYFKAQMRFPQDYPYSPPSIRFLTKVWHPNVYENGDLCISILHPPVDDPQSGEMPCERWNPTQNVRTILLSVISLLNEPNTYSPANVDASVMYRRWKTSEGKDKEYKNIIRKQVAATKIEAEKDGVVVPTTLEAYCIKTQVKAQESAVDMTDFYDDDYDVDDDDDMSDNGEEYEDDDDSGNGES from the exons ATGGCTGCGCCTTCGAGCAGTGCCCTGAGGACCCTGTCCCTCGAGTTGAAGAGCTTGCAAGAGGAGCCTGTCGAGGGCTTCAGGGTCAAGCTCGTTAATGACGACCTCTGTACCTGGGAGGTCGCGATCTTCGGACCACCTGAAACCCTTTACCAGGGTGGATACTTCAAG GCCCAAATGCGCTTTCCACAAGACTACCCTTACTCGCCACCCAGCATTAGATTTCTAACCAAAGTTTGGCATCCAAACGTGTACGAG AATGGTGACCTTTGTATTTCAATCCTGCACCCACCAGTTGATGACCCACAGAGTGGAGAAATGCCTTGCGAAAGATGGAATCCCACCCAAAACGTTAG AACCATTCTTCTATCAGTGATTTCACTGCTGAACGAGCCAAACACTTACAGTCCAGCCAATGTTGATGCTTCTGTCATGTACCGCCGCTGGAAAACCTCAGAGGGAAAGGAcaaagaatacaaaaatatcattag aAAACAAGTGGCTGCAACAAAAATAGAGGCAGAGAAAGACGGCGTGGTGGTGCCAACAACCCTGGAGGCGTACTGCATCAAGACGCAGGTGAAGGCACAGGAGAGCGCCGTCGACATGACGGACTTCTACGATGATGACTATGACGTGGACGACGATGACGACATGTCGGACAATGGCGAGGAATACGAGGATGATGACGACAGCGGCAATGGCGAGTCGTGA
- the LOC135938146 gene encoding uncharacterized protein LOC135938146 produces the protein MTSSSDDMRCCIPSCVNHHRRVAPPDATSDARPTFFGVPEARVGEDITSDTVLRRALWLRRLKKYAKHVDPDTALVCNRHFTQGHPAEPDDTNTVDWLPNAQLASPEELTEEMEEMNFEEEEGSEEENLDEEFVSYTNRQKEKVDRLKRENVALKRKLSDMTQTGIIQGMRLKMLKSMKVKDEPEDQEKVKVDVKSEPADEKSAGESKPKLQINNIKMKLSNILGTLK, from the exons ATGACGTCGAGCAGTGACGACATGCGCTGCTGCATCCCCAGCTGCGTCAACCACCATCGGCGGGTAGCGCCTCCCGACGCCACATCCGACGCGCGGCCCACTTTCTTCGGCGTTCCCGAGGCGCGCGTCGGTGAGGACATCACCTCGGACACCGTGTTGCGCCGGGCGTTGTGGCTTCGCCGGCTCAAGAAGTATGCCAAGCATGTGGACCCGGACACGGCGCTCGTCTGCAACAGGCACTTCACCCAAG gtCACCCTGCCGAACCGGACGACACAAACACAGTGGACTGGCTGCCAAACGCTCAGTTGGCGAGTCCTGAGGAGCTGACCGAGGAAATGGAGGAGATGAATTTCGAGGAAGAAGAGGGCAGCGAGGAGGAAAACCTGGACGAGGAGTTCGTTTCGTACACCAACAGACAAAAGGAGAAGGTGGATCGGTTAAAGCGAGAAAACGTGGCGTTGAAGCGTAAGCTCTCGGACATGACCCAGACGGGGATCATCCAGGGAATGAGACTGAAAATGCTCAAGTCGATGAAGGTGAAGGATGAGCCCGAAGACCAAGAGAAAGTGAAGGTGGACGTTAAAAGCGAGCCGGCTGACGAGAAAAGTGCAGGCGAAAGCAAACCCAAGTTGCAGattaacaatattaaaatgaaactgaGCAACATACTGGGTACGCTAAAGTGA